The following coding sequences lie in one Bacteroidales bacterium genomic window:
- the cls gene encoding cardiolipin synthase, giving the protein MFSLIQNEWVKFFYFITFLFVVILVIQQRGDPLKTIAWLLVISFLPIIGIIIYFFFGKNYRKEKIFSRKGLSDSKQIKLLKQYQPTDATQKTYWPDDAVESKLHIMKMLYNSEKVLLTEYNKVKILVNGKVTFEAIIEALEQAVDHIHLEYYIIDDDKIGNIIRNILIDKAKQGLEVRVIYDDIGSWSLSKKYIRSLKDAGVRIFPFMPVRLPFLTNKINYRNHRKIIVVDGKIGFVGGLNIADRYISGNEELGPWRDTHLKIEGEAVYSLQSIFLLDWFFVSKRNIHHHDKYFPPSTVTERHLMQIVASGPDSDWSGIMQTFFLAAATAKSNIYISTPYFLPNESILTALRSASLSGVDVRILLPKRSDSRLVIWSSYSYIGQLLDAGIKVYLYEKGFPHSKLMMIDDVFCSIGTANMDIRSFDQNFEVNALIYDQRLAIAMRNIFMNDIKGLKSIDPKEWEQRRGWVVFRESVARLFSPLL; this is encoded by the coding sequence TCTACTTTATCACCTTTTTATTTGTAGTAATATTGGTGATTCAGCAAAGAGGCGACCCGTTAAAGACTATTGCCTGGTTATTGGTGATTTCATTCTTACCAATCATTGGGATCATCATTTATTTCTTTTTTGGAAAAAATTACCGGAAGGAAAAGATCTTCTCCCGAAAAGGGTTATCAGACAGTAAACAGATAAAACTACTGAAGCAATATCAACCTACTGATGCCACCCAAAAAACATATTGGCCTGATGATGCTGTGGAAAGTAAACTGCACATCATGAAAATGTTATATAATTCTGAAAAAGTACTGCTCACGGAGTACAACAAAGTAAAAATACTGGTTAACGGGAAAGTAACATTTGAAGCAATCATAGAGGCTTTAGAACAAGCCGTGGACCACATACATCTTGAGTATTACATAATCGATGATGACAAAATTGGAAACATTATCAGGAATATACTTATTGATAAGGCAAAACAGGGTCTGGAAGTTCGTGTCATCTATGATGATATCGGTAGTTGGTCTTTGAGTAAAAAATACATCCGGTCGTTAAAGGATGCCGGAGTAAGAATATTTCCCTTTATGCCGGTCCGGCTGCCTTTTCTTACCAATAAAATCAATTACCGGAATCATCGGAAAATTATTGTCGTAGATGGTAAGATAGGATTTGTCGGAGGACTTAACATTGCCGACCGTTATATTTCCGGAAATGAAGAGCTGGGGCCATGGCGTGACACACATCTGAAAATAGAGGGAGAAGCAGTATATTCTTTACAGTCGATCTTTTTACTGGACTGGTTTTTTGTGAGCAAACGCAATATCCATCACCACGACAAGTATTTTCCGCCTTCCACTGTTACAGAGAGGCATTTGATGCAGATTGTAGCCAGTGGTCCCGACTCCGACTGGTCTGGTATCATGCAGACTTTTTTTCTGGCCGCAGCTACTGCAAAATCAAACATTTATATATCCACACCTTACTTCCTCCCCAATGAAAGTATCCTCACCGCATTACGTTCGGCATCATTAAGCGGAGTAGATGTTCGTATACTCCTCCCCAAACGTTCTGATTCCAGGCTGGTGATCTGGAGCTCATATTCTTATATTGGACAACTGTTGGATGCCGGAATCAAAGTATACCTGTATGAAAAGGGATTTCCGCATTCGAAACTGATGATGATCGATGATGTATTTTGTTCGATAGGTACCGCCAATATGGATATCCGAAGTTTCGACCAGAACTTTGAAGTCAATGCTTTGATTTACGACCAACGATTAGCCATAGCCATGCGTAATATTTTCATGAATGATATAAAAGGCTTGAAAAGCATCGATCCCAAAGAATGGGAACAACGCCGTGGCTGGGTAGTCTTCCGGGAGTCTGTAGCCCGGTTATTCAGTCCGTTATTATAA